In one Culex quinquefasciatus strain JHB chromosome 2, VPISU_Cqui_1.0_pri_paternal, whole genome shotgun sequence genomic region, the following are encoded:
- the LOC6053045 gene encoding leucine-rich repeats and immunoglobulin-like domains protein 1, producing the protein MKQVILCVLVALVAPLVSAVSFCPNRCVCDDVKLHVTCGEGELDVLPIALNPAIQRLVIKFNRIKAIDSSIQFYNELTMLDLSYNHLLGVPEKIFMYQKRLLQLHLNNNKIGTISNKTFHGLEELRVLNLRGNFINELNAGVFKSLIKLEELNLGQNRIEMLHPEAFNGLTSLRILHLDDNAINMIPTPSFRPLLMLAELFLGTNNLNQIQPGAFEGLSELRRLDVRGSMLVNVTFETFRGLENIRSLDISDNHLLKVPTVQLSGLKRLEELKIGQNDFEVIPEGAFYGLFNLRKIDISGALNLRRLQAGAFSANTNLDTIVIASNKQLAEIEEGAFSGLPHIENVILRDNAIRTVREELLPWKQLRNFDLSENPLVCNCHLQWLRNLLRQRSIETEQSQIICEYPERLNGEALREISPELLGCHQTHQSRERAVVGAVLVASAASVTTFVLVAYRLRHRLIDILGPNWHNKRNTLKEEKDLEFGKSFEEVEYHQPNFNIYSYHCQQAFAQYPCSGPTPPPLPPANYQHHIYETPIPVSDL; encoded by the coding sequence ATGAAGcaagtgattttgtgtgtgttgGTGGCGCTGGTGGCGCCACTGGTTTCGGCAGTGTCGTTCTGCCCGAATCGGTGCGTGTGTGACGACGTGAAGTTGCACGTTACTTGCGGCGAGGGCGAGTTGGATGTTCTGCCGATCGCGCTCAACCCGGCGATTCAGCGGCTGGTGATCAAGTTCAATCGGATTAAGGCGATCGATTCGTCGATTCAGTTTTATAATGAGTTGACGATGCTGGATTTGAGCTACAATCATCTGTTGGGAGTGCCGGAGAAGATCTTCATGTACCAGAAGCGGTTGTTGCAGCTGCATTTGAACAACAACAAGATCGGCACGATCAGCAACAAGACCTTCCACGGTTTGGAAGAACTGAGGGTGCTAAATCTGCGCGGGAACTTTATCAACGAGTTGAACGCTGGAGTTTTCAAATCTCTGATCAAGTTGGAAGAGTTGAATCTCGGACAGAATCGTATTGAAATGCTACATCCCGAAGCCTTCAATGGCTTGACTAGTTTAAGGATTCTGCACCTGGACGACAACGCGATCAATATGATCCCAACTCCGTCCTTCCGTCCGCTGCTGATGCTGGCCGAGTTGTTCCTCGGAACGAACAATCTGAACCAGATTCAACCGGGAGCGTTCGAGGGACTGTCGGAGCTGCGCCGCCTGGACGTGCGAGGATCGATGCTGGTGAACGTCACCTTCGAGACGTTTCGTGGCCTGGAGAACATTCGATCGCTAGACATCTCGGACAACCATCTGCTCAAGGTTCCCACGGTTCAGCTGAGCGGGCTGAAGCGGCTGGAGGAGCTGAAGATCGGACAGAACGACTTTGAGGTCATCCCGGAAGGTGCGTTCTACGGACTGTTCAACCTGCGCAAGATCGACATTTCGGGAGCGCTGAACTTGCGTCGTCTTCAAGCGGGAGCCTTCTCCGCCAACACCAACCTGGACACGATCGTGATCGCCTCGAACAAGCAGCTGGCGGAGATCGAGGAGGGCGCATTCTCCGGACTCCCACACATCGAGAACGTGATCCTGCGGGACAACGCGATCCGTACCGTTCGCGAAGAACTGCTGCCCTGGAAGCAGTTGCGCAACTTTGACCTCTCCGAGAATCCGCTGGTGTGCAACTGTCATCTGCAGTGGCTGAGAAATCTCCTCCGTCAGCGATCGATCGAGACCGAGCAGAGCCAGATCATCTGCGAATATCCAGAACGTCTTAACGGAGAAGCCCTGCGTGAGATCAGCCCGGAACTGCTCGGCTGTCACCAGACCCATCAATCCCGCGAACGTGCCGTCGTTGGAGCTGTCCTGGTGGCTTCCGCTGCCTCCGTCACCACCTTCGTCCTGGTGGCCTACCGACTCCGTCACCGTCTGATCGACATCCTCGGCCCCAACTGGCACAACAAACGCAACACCCTGAAGGAGGAGAAGGACCTGGAGTTCGGCAAAAGCTTCGAGGAGGTCGAGTACCACCAGCCCAACTTCAACATCTACAGCTACCACTGTCAGCAAGCTTTCGCGCAATATCCCTGCTCTGGACCAACTCCACCACCGCTCCCGCCAGCAAACTACCAGCACCACATCTACGAGACGCCCATCCCGGTGTCCGACCTTTGA